A region from the Medicago truncatula cultivar Jemalong A17 chromosome 6, MtrunA17r5.0-ANR, whole genome shotgun sequence genome encodes:
- the LOC11414061 gene encoding uncharacterized protein — translation MLHYKGAIIRSIRVKFPLCNQHRDVIHRLISKGIAKGAKHIELLFSSETTDTTISIMPYRFSLILLLENDSVTYLHLQNCLIDKPRYFSGLKNLRTLVLQQVFVKKTLLKTLCSNCNHLVDLTLDGCKITSKLVINSPSLLRLNIANVGFYPRNLITIIASSLSSFEYSCLKEHVVHQMNIQAPMLSKFSFRGALFSKRIRLSGLTNVTIIKFDALLIDLSTNILPHLFSKCPQLEAVTLKNCLFTSSTQITSSKLRHLIILDSVWVDDSPSDISIDALNLSSFEYTGYTTRIISFTAPRLSKVFWDTSERENRPHLFDPIASLPHIENLAMIIGTLQVKELAKVLVRFQNL, via the exons ATGCTGCATTATAAAGGTGCCATCATCCGTTCCATTCGAGTAAAATTTCCATTATGTAATCAACATAGGGATGTCATTCATAGATTGATCTCCAAAGGAATTGCTAAGGGTGCCAAACATATTgaacttctcttctcttctgaAACAACTGATACTACTATTTCTATTATGCCATACAGATTTTCCCTTATTCTCTTACTTGAGAATGATTCTGTGACCTATTTGCACCTACAAAACTGCCTCATAGACAAACCCAGATACTTCTCTGgattaaaaaatttgagaaCTCTTGTGTTGCAACAAGTTTTTGTGAAGAAGACACTCCTTAAGACTTTGTGTTCAAATTGCAACCACCTTGTTGACCTCACCCTTGATGGTTGTAAAATCACTTCCAAGTTGGTAATAAACAGCCCATCATTGCTTCGTTTGAACATTGCTAATGTTGGGTTTTACCCTCGAAATCTTATTACTATCATTGCCTCAAGTCTCTCATCCTTTGAGTATTCTTGTCTTAAAGAACATGTAGTACACCAAATGAACATTCAAGCTCCTATGTTATCCAAGTTTAGCTTTAGAGgtgctttgttttcaaagcGTATACGGTTATCTGGATTGACGAACGTAACAATAATTAAGTTTGATGCATTACTAATTGATCTATCCACAAACATCTTGCCTCATTTGTTTTCTAAATGTCCTCAACTTGAAGCTGTCACTCTTAAGAACTGCTTGTTCACAAGTTCAACACAAATTACCAGTTCGAAGTTACGTCATTTGATCATACTTGATAGTGTTTGGGTGGATGACTCTCCTTCTGATATATCTATTGATGCATTAAATCTTTCATCCTTTGAATATACTGGGTACACCACAAGGATAATTTCTTTTACGGCTCCAAGGTTATCGAAGGTTTTCTGGGATACATCAGAGAGAGAGAATAGACCACACCTTTTTGATCCAATTGCAAGTTTACCACATATTGAGAATTTAGCTATGATCATCGGCACTTTACAA GTAAAGGAATTAGCGAAAGTCTTGGTTCGGTTTCAAAATCTTTGA